The proteins below come from a single Bacteroidota bacterium genomic window:
- a CDS encoding transcriptional regulator: MQEKQNIEWKESWRDEYLKWICGFANAQGGKIYIGKNDKGDFVGIDNAKKLLEDIPNKVRDILGILVDVNLHETEKGDFLEIVVEPQPFPVNYKGQYHYRSGSTKQELKGAALDKFMLEKKGKKWDGVPVPNISIDDLKNETFEFFKKRAIISKRIDESVLSEKNISILENLRLTEKPYLKRASILLFHPDPEKYFTGAFIKIGYFQTDTELIFQDEVKGNLFEQVEKTIEILFTKYIKAIISYEGIHRVETYEYPKDAVREAILNALAHKDYSMGVPIQISVYDNKLMIWNYGQLPEDWTVENLMQKHSSIPYNPDIANAFFRAGHVESWGRGTIKIIEQCEEHGLQKPEFENNGKDFWVIFRKDIYNETSLKQLGINERQIKAVLYTKENSRISNKEYQSINSVSKRTATNDLTELVDKFKILNKIGTSGAGIYYKLMGQ, from the coding sequence ATGCAGGAAAAACAAAATATAGAATGGAAAGAAAGTTGGCGCGATGAATACCTGAAATGGATTTGCGGTTTTGCCAATGCACAGGGAGGCAAAATATACATTGGCAAAAATGATAAAGGAGATTTTGTAGGTATTGACAACGCAAAAAAACTCCTTGAAGATATTCCAAATAAAGTAAGAGACATTCTTGGTATCTTGGTAGATGTTAATCTCCATGAAACAGAAAAAGGAGACTTTCTTGAAATCGTTGTTGAACCACAACCTTTCCCCGTTAATTACAAAGGGCAATATCATTACAGAAGTGGAAGCACTAAACAAGAATTAAAAGGTGCTGCATTAGATAAATTTATGCTTGAAAAGAAAGGAAAAAAGTGGGACGGCGTTCCTGTTCCAAATATTTCTATTGATGATTTAAAGAATGAAACATTTGAGTTTTTCAAAAAAAGAGCAATAATCAGTAAAAGAATTGACGAAAGTGTTTTATCCGAAAAAAATATCAGCATTCTTGAAAATCTAAGATTAACTGAAAAACCATATCTAAAGCGAGCATCAATATTGCTTTTTCATCCTGACCCTGAAAAGTATTTTACAGGAGCATTTATAAAAATCGGCTATTTTCAGACAGATACGGAATTAATATTTCAAGACGAAGTAAAGGGAAATTTATTTGAACAAGTAGAAAAGACAATTGAAATACTTTTCACTAAATACATCAAGGCAATTATCTCGTATGAAGGTATACACAGAGTTGAGACTTACGAATATCCCAAAGATGCCGTTCGTGAAGCAATTTTAAATGCTCTTGCTCATAAAGACTATTCGATGGGCGTTCCTATTCAAATTAGTGTTTATGATAATAAACTTATGATTTGGAATTATGGACAGTTACCAGAAGATTGGACAGTCGAAAATTTAATGCAGAAACATTCATCAATTCCTTACAATCCCGATATTGCAAATGCCTTTTTTAGAGCAGGACACGTTGAGTCTTGGGGGCGTGGAACAATAAAAATTATTGAACAATGTGAAGAACATGGCTTGCAAAAACCTGAATTTGAGAATAATGGAAAAGATTTCTGGGTGATTTTCAGAAAGGATATTTATAATGAAACTTCGTTAAAGCAACTTGGCATAAATGAACGTCAAATTAAAGCTGTGTTATATACAAAAGAAAACAGCAGGATATCAAATAAAGAATACCAAAGTATCAATAGTGTATCCAAAAGGACAGCGACTAATGACTTAACAGAATTAGTAGATAAATTTAAGATATTGAATAAGATTGGAACTTCTGGGGCAGGAATATATTATAAACTAATGGGGCAATAA